In the Myxococcus fulvus genome, one interval contains:
- a CDS encoding DUF2270 domain-containing protein gives MPLNEPIKNDLLESPWLSQQAMAQLFRGELSRSDTWRTRLDTTTNWALTTTAAVISLGFASPQSSHVTFLVGIWMVVSFLLVEARRYRYYDLWNRRVRLLEDGWWAPMLRREPVDPDALRELAVEMSRPQIQLSLLSAISTRLNRTYGPILLVLMMTWFFKVYSHPKPPEDFGEFVARAHVAWIPGFMVMTVLALITIGAAYLFISSFFIRAPLGELRTRPRGRRAALWESFYRPYAIRRRHRPTRRAPRRPDAASEH, from the coding sequence ATGCCCCTCAACGAGCCCATCAAGAACGACCTCCTGGAGTCGCCATGGCTGTCGCAGCAGGCCATGGCGCAGCTCTTCCGGGGCGAGCTGAGCCGCTCCGACACCTGGCGCACGCGTCTGGACACCACCACCAACTGGGCGCTGACGACGACGGCCGCCGTCATCTCGCTCGGCTTCGCGTCGCCACAGAGCTCCCACGTCACCTTCCTCGTCGGCATCTGGATGGTGGTGTCGTTCCTGCTCGTCGAGGCGCGCCGCTACCGCTACTACGACCTGTGGAACCGGCGGGTGCGCCTGCTGGAGGACGGCTGGTGGGCCCCCATGCTGCGCCGCGAGCCGGTGGACCCGGATGCCCTGCGCGAGCTGGCGGTGGAGATGTCCCGGCCGCAAATCCAGCTCTCGCTGCTGTCGGCCATCTCCACGCGGCTCAACCGCACCTACGGGCCCATCCTGCTGGTCCTGATGATGACCTGGTTCTTCAAGGTCTACAGCCACCCGAAGCCACCCGAGGACTTCGGTGAGTTCGTCGCCCGGGCCCACGTGGCGTGGATACCGGGGTTCATGGTCATGACGGTGCTGGCGCTCATCACCATCGGCGCCGCCTACCTGTTCATCTCCTCGTTCTTCATCCGGGCGCCCCTGGGCGAGCTGCGCACCCGCCCCCGGGGACGACGCGCCGCGCTGTGGGAGTCCTTCTACCGGCCCTACGCCATCCGCCGCAGGCACCGGCCGACCCGCAGGGCCCCCCGTCGCCCGGACGCGGCGTCCGAGCACTGA
- a CDS encoding isocitrate dehydrogenase (NAD(+)) has product MANTRTVTVLNGDGIGPEVMAATIRVLEALKVPLEFEYKDAGTEVVAKYGTNLPHESVEAVLRSGVALKGPTGTVVGGGLPSANVGLRKRLDLYSSLRPVKSVPNVKTRYENVDLVVVRENTESLYSGIEHIIVPGVVEALKIITEKASTRIAKFAFEYARKHGRKKVTAVHKANIMKLSDGLFLDCCRKVGREFPEIHYEEVIIDNLCMQLVKDPTRFDVMVLENLYGDIVSDLCAGLVGGLGVVPGANIGERTAVFEAVHGTAPDIAGKGIANPTALMMSAVMMLDYLDMRDEARRMESAIHKVYTEAKVRTGDLGGNATTREFTDAIIAAL; this is encoded by the coding sequence ATGGCGAACACGCGCACTGTTACGGTCCTCAATGGCGACGGCATCGGCCCCGAGGTGATGGCGGCCACCATTCGCGTCCTCGAGGCGCTCAAGGTTCCCCTCGAGTTCGAGTACAAGGACGCGGGCACGGAGGTGGTGGCCAAGTACGGCACCAACCTGCCCCACGAGTCGGTGGAGGCGGTGCTGCGCAGCGGCGTCGCGCTCAAGGGCCCCACGGGCACGGTGGTGGGCGGCGGACTCCCCTCCGCGAACGTCGGCCTGCGCAAGCGGCTGGACCTGTACTCGTCGCTGCGGCCCGTCAAGAGCGTGCCGAACGTGAAGACGCGCTATGAGAACGTGGACCTGGTGGTGGTGCGCGAGAACACGGAGAGCCTCTACTCCGGCATCGAGCACATCATCGTCCCGGGCGTCGTCGAGGCGCTGAAGATCATCACCGAGAAGGCCTCCACGCGCATCGCGAAGTTCGCGTTCGAGTACGCGCGCAAGCACGGCCGCAAGAAGGTGACGGCGGTCCACAAGGCCAACATCATGAAGCTGTCGGACGGCCTGTTCCTGGACTGCTGCCGCAAGGTGGGCCGTGAGTTCCCGGAGATCCACTACGAGGAGGTCATCATCGACAACCTCTGCATGCAGCTGGTGAAGGACCCGACGCGCTTCGACGTGATGGTGCTGGAGAACCTGTACGGCGACATCGTGAGTGATTTGTGCGCGGGTCTGGTGGGCGGCCTGGGCGTGGTGCCCGGCGCGAACATCGGCGAGCGCACGGCGGTCTTCGAGGCGGTGCACGGCACGGCCCCGGACATCGCGGGCAAGGGCATCGCGAACCCCACGGCGCTGATGATGTCCGCCGTGATGATGCTGGACTACCTGGACATGCGCGACGAGGCCCGCCGGATGGAGAGCGCCATCCACAAGGTCTACACCGAGGCCAAGGTCCGCACCGGTGACCTGGGCGGCAACGCCACCACGCGCGAGTTCACCGACGCCATCATCGCCGCGCTGTAG
- a CDS encoding translation initiation factor, with protein MGKRDKKDAPVAPPAPFHNPFAALAAKREELPVGTVAPAPPSKPEPKGPARAVVRMERKGRGGKEVTVVEHLELPAPQREVWLKALKNSLGCGGVVEDDTLVLQGDQRERLPALLEARGVRKVTVG; from the coding sequence ATGGGCAAGCGTGACAAGAAGGACGCGCCTGTCGCGCCCCCGGCTCCGTTTCACAACCCCTTCGCCGCGCTGGCGGCGAAGCGGGAGGAGCTGCCGGTGGGAACGGTGGCGCCCGCGCCCCCGAGCAAGCCCGAGCCGAAGGGCCCGGCGCGCGCGGTGGTGCGCATGGAGCGCAAGGGCCGCGGCGGGAAGGAAGTCACCGTGGTGGAGCACCTGGAGCTGCCCGCGCCCCAGCGCGAGGTGTGGCTCAAGGCGCTGAAGAACTCGCTGGGCTGCGGCGGCGTGGTGGAGGACGACACGCTGGTGCTCCAGGGCGACCAGCGCGAGCGGCTCCCCGCGCTGCTCGAGGCGCGCGGCGTGCGCAAGGTGACGGTGGGCTGA
- a CDS encoding thioredoxin domain-containing protein, producing MSSKSSSKAAVALLVLGVAASALSIFQWSQLLTLRAGGSTVCGVSDTVNCETVWNSPFATRLHELFGIPVAGLGLVWGLTVVALSAVFLARERSGKSVAPASQGLKLTALAGVVSVFVFAFASYQTGVVCPTCLGTYALVALIAGVAFKGLPSVAGEWGPALGWTVGATVLVFVAVALPGRSLSTPAPKAGALLPPAPTEATASATTGAASANSSPASLEAYLKGLPLDQQQFISNALAMYRRDTPKPAAAPARRLYGPATAPVKIVEWTDSKCPHCKSLVEELAVLKKRVPEGKLSLEARQFPLDGACNPAMQRRGPDAPTVRCVAAKAQICLEGASDFWELREKLFAAQAVLDTERVMEIASSGSMSRSQLESCLASADTAAKLQEDSSYALRYHFTGTPLVVVNGRQAMPSAPFLYALVMAEGNPSAPAFDVLPPPRAMPMDDHAGHNH from the coding sequence ATGAGTTCGAAGTCTTCCTCCAAGGCCGCCGTGGCGCTGCTGGTGCTGGGCGTGGCCGCGAGTGCCCTGTCCATCTTCCAGTGGAGCCAGTTGCTCACGCTGCGCGCCGGTGGTTCCACCGTGTGCGGCGTGTCCGACACGGTGAACTGCGAGACGGTGTGGAACTCGCCTTTCGCCACCCGGTTGCATGAGCTGTTCGGCATCCCCGTCGCCGGCCTGGGGCTGGTGTGGGGGCTGACGGTGGTGGCGCTGTCGGCGGTGTTCCTGGCGCGCGAGCGCTCGGGCAAGTCGGTGGCCCCGGCGTCGCAGGGGCTGAAGCTGACGGCGCTGGCGGGTGTGGTGTCGGTGTTCGTGTTCGCCTTCGCCAGCTACCAGACGGGCGTGGTGTGCCCCACGTGTCTGGGCACGTACGCGCTGGTGGCGCTCATCGCGGGCGTGGCCTTCAAGGGGCTGCCGAGCGTGGCGGGCGAGTGGGGCCCGGCGCTGGGGTGGACGGTGGGTGCCACGGTGCTGGTGTTCGTGGCGGTGGCCCTGCCGGGTCGCTCGCTGTCGACGCCCGCGCCCAAGGCGGGGGCGCTGTTGCCTCCCGCGCCCACGGAGGCGACGGCGAGCGCCACGACGGGGGCGGCGAGCGCGAACAGCTCGCCCGCGTCGCTGGAGGCGTACCTGAAGGGGCTGCCGCTGGACCAGCAGCAGTTCATCTCCAACGCGCTGGCGATGTACCGCCGGGACACGCCGAAGCCCGCCGCGGCGCCGGCGCGGCGCCTGTATGGCCCCGCGACAGCGCCGGTGAAGATCGTCGAGTGGACCGACAGCAAGTGTCCCCACTGCAAGTCGTTGGTGGAGGAGCTGGCGGTGCTCAAGAAGCGCGTGCCGGAGGGCAAGCTGTCCCTGGAGGCGCGGCAGTTCCCGCTGGATGGCGCGTGCAACCCGGCGATGCAGCGGCGCGGGCCGGACGCCCCCACCGTGCGGTGCGTGGCGGCGAAGGCGCAGATCTGCCTGGAGGGCGCGTCGGACTTCTGGGAGCTGCGCGAGAAGCTCTTCGCGGCGCAGGCGGTGTTGGACACGGAGCGGGTGATGGAGATTGCGTCGTCCGGTTCGATGTCCCGCTCGCAGCTGGAGTCGTGCCTCGCGAGCGCGGACACGGCGGCGAAGCTGCAGGAGGACTCGTCGTACGCGCTGCGCTACCACTTCACCGGCACGCCGCTGGTGGTGGTGAACGGCCGCCAGGCGATGCCGTCCGCGCCGTTCCTGTACGCGCTGGTGATGGCGGAGGGCAACCCGAGCGCGCCCGCGTTCGACGTGCTGCCGCCGCCGCGCGCCATGCCGATGGACGACCACGCGGGCCACAACCACTAG
- a CDS encoding cupin domain-containing protein, with protein MDVKHLSSFQDFSPEKLRKHNVFQSERFFLDVYCLAPGQAQKPHHHGTSDKVYVVLEGTCRFRVGVEEEVHTVGAAVFAPAGAEHGVTNEGPAPARLLVLMTPPPEHA; from the coding sequence ATGGATGTGAAGCACCTGTCGTCCTTCCAGGACTTCTCCCCGGAGAAGCTCCGGAAGCACAACGTCTTTCAATCCGAGCGCTTCTTCCTGGATGTCTACTGCCTGGCGCCCGGGCAGGCCCAGAAGCCGCACCACCACGGGACCTCCGACAAGGTCTACGTCGTCCTCGAGGGCACCTGCCGCTTCCGCGTGGGTGTCGAGGAAGAGGTCCACACCGTGGGCGCGGCCGTGTTCGCCCCCGCGGGCGCCGAGCATGGGGTCACCAACGAAGGCCCCGCTCCCGCCCGACTGCTCGTCCTGATGACCCCGCCCCCGGAGCATGCATGA
- a CDS encoding YgfZ/GcvT domain-containing protein: MEPLSLHFLHEEARGRFLEVGGREVVADYGNAEDAYQAAHEAVALHDASYREVLRITGEDRVTFLHGMVTQEVNNLPVGTAAYAALVNVKGAMVADARILKREADLLVDVEPGTGAKVREFLEKYLISEDAELHEATADHGLLRLLGPRTGALLTAVTGTDFAPLPHHATRPGTLAGQDVLLVGNTRLEPHGVDVWVPRAGLEAVWRALSQAGADLGLEPLGFETLELLRVEAGVPRYGQDMVDTTIPLEADLGPSAISYNKGCYIGQEVIARATFRGHMNRKLTGLLLGDVEAAPGTELRRGEKKVGWLTSVVRSPAQGGQRVALGYVHKDSLEPGTELTLAQGPATVKVAALPFKG, translated from the coding sequence ATGGAACCGCTGTCGCTGCATTTTCTTCACGAAGAAGCGCGGGGCCGCTTCCTCGAGGTGGGCGGCCGGGAGGTCGTGGCCGACTACGGGAACGCCGAGGACGCCTACCAGGCCGCCCATGAGGCCGTGGCCCTGCACGATGCCTCCTATCGTGAGGTCCTCCGAATCACCGGGGAGGACCGGGTCACCTTCCTACATGGAATGGTGACACAGGAGGTGAACAACCTCCCCGTCGGGACCGCAGCCTACGCCGCCCTGGTGAACGTGAAGGGGGCCATGGTGGCGGACGCCCGCATCCTCAAACGGGAAGCGGACCTGCTCGTGGACGTGGAGCCCGGCACCGGCGCCAAGGTCCGGGAGTTCCTGGAGAAATACCTCATCTCCGAGGACGCCGAGCTGCACGAGGCCACGGCCGACCACGGGCTCTTGCGGCTGCTCGGGCCCCGGACGGGCGCGCTGCTCACGGCCGTGACGGGCACCGACTTCGCCCCCCTGCCCCACCACGCCACCCGTCCGGGGACGCTGGCCGGGCAGGACGTCCTGCTGGTGGGGAACACCCGGCTGGAGCCGCACGGGGTGGACGTGTGGGTGCCGCGCGCGGGCCTGGAGGCGGTGTGGCGGGCCCTGAGCCAGGCGGGCGCCGACCTGGGCCTCGAGCCCCTGGGCTTCGAGACGCTGGAGCTCTTGAGGGTGGAGGCCGGGGTGCCCCGCTACGGGCAGGACATGGTGGACACCACCATCCCCCTGGAGGCGGACCTGGGTCCGTCCGCCATCTCGTACAACAAGGGGTGCTACATCGGGCAGGAGGTCATCGCCCGGGCCACCTTCCGCGGGCACATGAACCGCAAGCTGACGGGGCTCTTGCTGGGCGACGTGGAGGCGGCGCCGGGCACGGAGCTGCGCAGGGGTGAGAAGAAGGTGGGCTGGCTCACCAGCGTGGTGCGCTCGCCCGCGCAGGGTGGACAGCGGGTGGCCCTGGGGTACGTGCACAAGGACTCGCTGGAGCCCGGCACCGAGCTGACCCTGGCTCAGGGTCCCGCGACGGTGAAGGTGGCCGCCCTGCCCTTCAAGGGCTGA
- a CDS encoding fused MFS/spermidine synthase encodes MKPSSLTWLSFLSGATVMASEMAASRLVAPYFGSSTPVWAALISLVLGGLALGAHLGGKVADRAARLEPLRVALGVAALMLTALPFLARVLLPGATTAVMTGRPMEAMGRVALVVLVAIPPLLALGAVGPFLVRVGLGGVTSAGAHAGRLSSASTLGSIVGTLLAAFVVLPWLGTARAMACFAGMLGLTATWGLGWRWRALAVGVPAAALVMGTHALPRHPQALEVAESPHAFLQVLESPSGTRSLVFDEGFAVQSTWLPGQPVRDEVFAHYLLTPAMAREEPRTPRVLVLGLGAGTSARGLRETYPGAYVVGVELDAMVVKLARQHFGLGTEVEVHIADARTFLRRDTRRYDAIIVDAFRFPYVPFHLTTREFAQEVAAHLEPGGVACFNVGRFRDERAVVRAVGGTLATVFPQVLAADARNHSNTLLFAGPEGMGERLSARTSSLPLSLQPLATRVVGELQPVASAQPLTDDRAPVEMLTDAILLKALMGSEALR; translated from the coding sequence ATGAAGCCCTCCTCGCTGACCTGGTTGTCCTTCCTCTCTGGCGCCACGGTGATGGCGTCGGAGATGGCGGCCTCGCGACTGGTGGCGCCCTACTTCGGGAGCAGCACCCCGGTGTGGGCGGCGCTCATCTCCCTGGTGCTGGGCGGGCTGGCGCTGGGGGCGCACCTGGGCGGGAAGGTGGCGGACCGGGCCGCGAGGCTGGAGCCGCTCCGGGTGGCGCTCGGCGTGGCGGCGCTGATGCTCACGGCGCTGCCCTTCCTCGCGAGGGTGCTGCTGCCGGGGGCCACGACGGCGGTGATGACGGGCAGGCCGATGGAGGCGATGGGGCGGGTGGCTCTGGTGGTGCTGGTGGCGATTCCGCCGCTGCTCGCGCTGGGGGCGGTGGGGCCGTTCCTGGTGCGCGTGGGGTTGGGGGGCGTGACGTCAGCGGGGGCGCACGCAGGAAGGCTGTCGTCGGCATCCACGCTGGGCAGCATCGTCGGGACGTTGCTCGCGGCCTTCGTGGTGCTGCCGTGGTTGGGCACGGCGCGGGCCATGGCGTGCTTCGCGGGGATGCTCGGGCTGACGGCGACGTGGGGGCTGGGGTGGCGGTGGCGCGCGCTGGCGGTGGGGGTGCCCGCGGCGGCGCTGGTGATGGGGACGCATGCGCTGCCCCGACATCCGCAGGCGCTCGAGGTGGCCGAGTCGCCGCACGCCTTCCTCCAGGTGCTGGAGTCTCCGAGCGGCACGCGCAGCCTGGTCTTCGACGAGGGCTTCGCGGTGCAGAGCACGTGGTTGCCGGGCCAGCCGGTGCGCGACGAGGTGTTCGCGCACTACCTGCTGACGCCGGCGATGGCGCGCGAGGAGCCTCGGACGCCGCGCGTGCTGGTGTTGGGGCTGGGCGCGGGCACGAGCGCGCGCGGGCTGCGGGAGACGTACCCGGGGGCCTACGTGGTGGGCGTGGAGCTGGACGCGATGGTGGTGAAGCTGGCGCGCCAGCACTTCGGCCTGGGGACGGAGGTGGAGGTGCACATCGCGGACGCGCGCACGTTCCTGCGTCGGGACACGCGGCGCTACGACGCCATCATCGTGGACGCGTTCCGCTTCCCCTACGTGCCCTTCCACCTGACGACGCGCGAGTTCGCCCAGGAGGTGGCGGCGCACCTGGAGCCGGGCGGCGTGGCGTGCTTCAACGTGGGCCGCTTCCGCGATGAGCGTGCGGTGGTGCGCGCGGTGGGTGGGACGCTGGCCACGGTGTTCCCGCAGGTGCTCGCGGCGGATGCTCGCAACCACAGCAACACGCTGCTGTTCGCGGGCCCGGAGGGGATGGGGGAGCGGTTGAGCGCGCGGACGTCCTCGCTTCCTCTCTCGCTGCAGCCCCTGGCGACGCGCGTGGTGGGGGAGCTGCAGCCAGTGGCGTCGGCGCAGCCGCTCACGGATGACCGGGCGCCGGTGGAGATGCTGACGGACGCCATCCTCCTCAAGGCGCTGATGGGCTCGGAGGCGCTGCGGTGA